From Paenibacillus graminis:
TTGAAGTATTAATACACAAATGGCTAAAAAGACAAGGTTCTCAAAACAAGATGCGGAGAAGATCAAGCGGGTTCTCGTTACCCTATTTGAGAACGATGCTTCAGCGGCCAGACCGTAGAATGAAAATTTGGGATAATCCCATTACACCGGCTTAGTGCCGTCCCTCCTAACGAAGGAGATAGTTTCAAATCCATACAACCCGCAGCCTAATACCCCTATTAAAACTAACAAGTATCTAAACCACCTGACATCATGGTAAAATATTGTGACTTGTCTTGTAATAGTCCAATCTAAATTCAGCAGGTGACCGTGTTGAGATTACGAGAGTTCATGAGCCCTTCGGGGACCTCGGCCTACCGGCAGGCGAAGTGGATCAAACGTTTTTTGCAGACCTATTGGCTTGTGATTGCCCTGCATTTTCTGGCCCAGCTTGCGGCTTATACTTTTCTCCCGTATGAGAGGGGGGCGCATGAATTTTATTATGGGGTTCTGCTGTACCCGACTTTGCTGATGGGAGCGGTTGTGGGCATAGCCCAGTGGATCGACCACCGTGTCTCCAAGTATTCATTCCTCACTCTTTTTATGGCTGGTACGATTATTGCTATGATCATCATCCATCTGAATATGGATATCCGCATTATTGCGGCGCTTATGCTGCTGCCGATCTTCGCTTCGGCGATTTTTTACCGGCTGGATTTAACCTTTTTTACATTTGCGCTGCAAGCTGTCGCTTTTTTTGTGATGTACCGATGGGATTATTGGTTTAAGTATTTTTTTAGTTCGTTTGATCTGATTGCCATCCCGATTTTTCTTGTCGTCGGCACTTTGGTGGCCAGCATTATGATTATTAACGGGCGTGAGCTGGTCAGTGATCTGGAGGCATCGCTGACGGCGAAGCAGGATCTCTTGATTGAGAACGCGATCATGCGCAAGCTGTCGACGACCGATGCGTTGACGGATTTGTACAATCATATTTCCTTCCATGAGTTCTACGACAGGGCGCTGGAGTATGGGGATCAAGGCGCACCGTTTCATCTGGCCCTGATTGATATTGATAATTTCAAGCTGATCAACGACAAATACGGACACCGTACAGGGGATATCATTCTGTCCAGGGTAGCCAAAGCTATACGGGACATTACATCACCGGCGGATATTGCAGCCCGTTATGGCGGGGAGGAATTTGCCGTTCTCTTTTTTGAAAAGACCTTTGAAGAAGCTGAAGCGATAGCGGAAAAGATTCGCCTCCGGCTCTCCGAAACCCCGCATGAAGAAATGGACGGAGCGGCGGTAACCGTAAGTATCGGACTTAAAAGCTACTCCCAAGGGAACACCAAAGAACTGCTGTTTGAGGAAGTGGACGCCCTGCTCTATGCCGCCAAACACGAGGGGAAAAACAAAGTCCGGACTCCTTATGCATCCACGATATTTACATAGCGCAAATTCCCGGCGAATGTTCCGGGTCAGCGCGGCTTTTGGATTTTACATAATCTGCTATTAAAAGTTTTCTTCCATATCTGCCTTCTTACGTGCCCGGAAACGGCGCACCTTCATCAGATTGCCGCACAGTTTATCATCGCAATAACGTTTCGAACGGTTCCGGGTATCATCATAATAGACCCAGAGGCAATCCGGATTCTCGCAGATGCGAAAGCGGGAGGTTTCCTTCTCCGCAAGCGCAGCGGCAAAAGAAGACGCGATCTCCGCCATCACCTGCTCCCAATCGGAGCGCTGCGGCAGAAAGGAGATTTCCGCCTTACCATCCGCATTCCAGGCAACCTGCCGAATGACCGGTCCCATCAACATATAACCGTTCATCCGCTCCAGCAGATCCCGGTCCAAGGGACAGCCCTTCACCAGCTTCTGTACCGCTTCCCGCAGTAAGCTCCTTAGCTGCTGCAATTGCTCCAGCTGTTTAGGCTTAACAGGCAGCTCTGCCCGCAGTGAATGCTGTTCCAGCCAGGCGGCCAGCCACTCCTGATCTTGCAGCTTGTCCTTGTCTTTGCTGCGGTCGCCTGTCCGCCAATCCCTCCAGTAGCTGTTAATGAAATCATCCCACAACACAGCGCATCCCTCCTTCCGCTACATCACTTTCCACTGATTGTAACAGTTAAAATATAAATTTGCTAGTTACTTGATGCGTGGCAGAGAGTATGCTACATTTTTATTGTAACTATTATTTCAGTTGTTCAATCGTTACATGGGTTGCGAAACGGATGAAGCAGTACATGCAGTACAAAACTTAAGCGTATGCTTTTGGAGCGGGTGTTGGTTCGAAGTGAATGGAAGGGAGCATATGCTTACAAAACGCTTAGGAGGATGAACATGCAGAATAAGATCAGTGACGTTTTGCTGCAAAATTGGGATTATGCCATGGATATTGAGGACTGGGCACCGCCGCTGAGCGCTGCATTGGAAGGGGTGACCAGTGAACAGGCCAGCTGGAAACCGCAAGGGGAAGCAGGCAACTCGATCTGGGAGACGGTCAACCACCTGACCTATTACAAGGAGCGTCTGCTTATCAAGCTCAAAGGCTTGCCGAAACTGCCTGAAGCAGAGAGCAACGATGCTACTTTTACCGTTACGGAGAGCGGGGAAGAGGCATGGGTGCAGGCGGTGGCCAAGCTGAAAAAGGTCCATGCTTCCCTGCGGGAAGTGATTGAGGCGCTGGAGGAAGGCGCATATGATTGGGGCGGCTCCGGACATGCTCCGGGCGAAGAAGTAATGAGTCTGATTCTGCATGATTCCTATCACACCGGGCAGATCGTACTGGTCCGCAAGCTGCAGGGCTCCTGGCCGACGAACCGCAGCTTTAATTAAAAGACTGCCGGCTCCACAGCACAGCATAAAGCCGCAGTTCCGTTCCCCCTAACCAGGGAGACCCGGAGCTGCGGCTATTTGTTTCAAACGGGAAAGTGTCAGGGTAATGGATGCTACACCCAAGAGATCCGAAAGGAGAGATTGATGATGGAACCGAACTACAAGGACAGAAGTGTTGAAGTGGAACGCACTGAGGTGCAGAAGAAATCGGATTCCAGCGTTGTCGCATCCACCTTTATCAAATACGCCGCTTATCTGATCATATTTTTTGGACTGCTGTTCTTCCTGGTGAAGTACGTCTTCCCGTTGTTCTAGGTGATTATCAGGCAACCCTCCAAAATGCCAAAACCCATCCCTTGGATCGCTGTGGGGTGGGTTTTGTGGTGTGGATTCATGTACCTATACTTCCCGCTGGATAGAGTCACGGGCTTCGGCGGAATTGCGGTAAAAAAACCAGCATTCGTTCAGCAGCTTGATCTGGCGCCGGTCTTTTTTGTAATAAGCCTTCATGAGCTGATGGCAGAGCCACTGCGGCAAGAGTACCCCTCCTCTGCATGCTAACGTAAGATAGCATATGGGGGGAGCTGCCCAAAGGTGCAGCGGCAAGCCGGAATTTCCGTGCCTAGTGCACGCCTTCTTCTTCCTCTTCGTACCACTGCTCCAGCTGGGCTTGAAGCGCACGGATTTCCGTCAACAATGAAATGAGGGGATAATTGCTCTCCTGAATGGACGAAAAAGCACTCTCCAGCCGGTTAATATAGGCCAATCCGGATTCCATTGAATGCTCCTCGCGCAGCAGCTCCAGGGAGTCACACTCCGCAATGGCGAGCGGCAGATCCGGAACATTGTCCGCTGTCAGCTTGTCGATCTCTTTATTGAGGCGAAGATTGAGTGCACTGAGCTGGTAAGCATATTCCTCCGGCATCTCCACAAATTGTAATTCCTGATGCTGCTGCAAAATTACATATCGCATCTTTG
This genomic window contains:
- a CDS encoding GGDEF domain-containing protein yields the protein MRLREFMSPSGTSAYRQAKWIKRFLQTYWLVIALHFLAQLAAYTFLPYERGAHEFYYGVLLYPTLLMGAVVGIAQWIDHRVSKYSFLTLFMAGTIIAMIIIHLNMDIRIIAALMLLPIFASAIFYRLDLTFFTFALQAVAFFVMYRWDYWFKYFFSSFDLIAIPIFLVVGTLVASIMIINGRELVSDLEASLTAKQDLLIENAIMRKLSTTDALTDLYNHISFHEFYDRALEYGDQGAPFHLALIDIDNFKLINDKYGHRTGDIILSRVAKAIRDITSPADIAARYGGEEFAVLFFEKTFEEAEAIAEKIRLRLSETPHEEMDGAAVTVSIGLKSYSQGNTKELLFEEVDALLYAAKHEGKNKVRTPYASTIFT
- a CDS encoding CGNR zinc finger domain-containing protein, whose amino-acid sequence is MLWDDFINSYWRDWRTGDRSKDKDKLQDQEWLAAWLEQHSLRAELPVKPKQLEQLQQLRSLLREAVQKLVKGCPLDRDLLERMNGYMLMGPVIRQVAWNADGKAEISFLPQRSDWEQVMAEIASSFAAALAEKETSRFRICENPDCLWVYYDDTRNRSKRYCDDKLCGNLMKVRRFRARKKADMEENF
- a CDS encoding DinB family protein, which translates into the protein MQNKISDVLLQNWDYAMDIEDWAPPLSAALEGVTSEQASWKPQGEAGNSIWETVNHLTYYKERLLIKLKGLPKLPEAESNDATFTVTESGEEAWVQAVAKLKKVHASLREVIEALEEGAYDWGGSGHAPGEEVMSLILHDSYHTGQIVLVRKLQGSWPTNRSFN
- the cmpA gene encoding cortex morphogenetic protein CmpA produces the protein MPQWLCHQLMKAYYKKDRRQIKLLNECWFFYRNSAEARDSIQREV